One genomic region from Anabaena sp. PCC 7108 encodes:
- a CDS encoding CPBP family intramembrane glutamic endopeptidase produces the protein MEGKLVNKKQQKVILIVGLAYILPVFLIYVGLVPFSWRFYLLILAAVAILATARLYRFSTVELGITKQNFGSSLSAIALPTLASALLMLIYYMMQGARIDNSAYRWSFYIFFVAVSSPLQEFLYRGFLFGIFSRAKLAIWLQILLSTLLYSLVHLIYQDITTLLSTLILGLFWGYDYAKYRNLYSIIISHSILGAIAILVGLV, from the coding sequence ATGGAAGGTAAATTAGTAAATAAAAAACAGCAGAAAGTAATTTTGATTGTTGGCTTGGCATATATTTTGCCTGTTTTCCTGATTTATGTAGGATTAGTTCCTTTCTCTTGGCGATTTTATCTCCTGATTTTGGCTGCTGTGGCTATTTTAGCAACCGCTCGACTGTACCGATTTTCTACTGTAGAACTGGGTATTACAAAACAAAATTTCGGAAGTTCTCTCAGTGCGATCGCTCTACCAACCTTGGCTTCTGCTTTGCTAATGTTGATTTACTATATGATGCAAGGAGCGCGTATTGATAACTCTGCATACAGATGGTCTTTCTATATTTTCTTTGTGGCTGTGTCTTCCCCTCTACAAGAGTTTTTATATCGCGGCTTTTTATTCGGTATTTTTTCCAGAGCTAAATTAGCGATTTGGTTACAGATTCTACTCTCGACATTACTTTATAGTCTCGTTCATCTCATCTATCAAGATATAACCACCCTGCTGTCTACATTAATCCTTGGTCTATTCTGGGGCTATGACTACGCCAAATATCGGAATTTATATAGTATCATCATCAGTCACTCGATACTGGGTGCGATCGCTATCCTCGTTGGACTAGTATAA
- a CDS encoding EAL domain-containing protein: MPGNDREKIRHLLVIQDLEGQRTIPLLETTYSLGRDVRNAIVLSSRSVSRQHAILLRVLIPDTEQYGFRIIDGNFKGKRSTNGLFINGTKCFSHNLQNGDLIAFGNPHAQAQYYAISNLSEAAFIESYTASDLSIFLSGQGNPANPFETIVSDTSVEGASDAALTRLASFPELIPNPIIEMDLLGTVTYFNPAAANKFPRIREIGQHHPILANLLSAVKNQTGNSFVREIEVNGEIFEQSVHYLPESDLIRTFIIREITEQKQAEAELKQRDRLLQAVTEAANYLLAEMNYEIAIEKALATFGEAANGDRIYLFQNHCHPVTGEMAVSLRFEWIQPGMETSHHHWQNQSYQTSGLGRWYNTLSGGQPISGLTQEFPTTEKEFLRRDNIQSFLLVPLRLEEDFWGYLGLADCTSPRRWSRHEESSLLTMAAIISGARQRQQVEEKIRYQALHDLLTGLPNRLQFNDLLAKAIQTAVHSPKSLAVMFLDLDRFKMINDTLGHTLGDELLQSVAQRLRASLRPGDTIARWGGDEFTILLPQIIETDEVIQIALSILKALENAFYLQEHELYISSSIGIALLNQQSPDAETLIQHADTALYYAKDKGRNNYQFYKESLNAKVPELLSLEKSLRHALERDEFLLYYQPRVNIISGEITGMEALLRWHHPDMGIVAPNVFIPLAEASGLIIPLGEWVLQKACIQNKIWQDAGFPPITIAVNLSPKQFRQPKLVEKVAWILEATGLEARFLELEITETTAIEDLNFARTVLKDLEQMGLLLSIDDFGTGHSALSRLQVLPLHNLKIDRSFIKELTTDNTNNKVAHIITAIVALGRSLGLTLIAEGVEKPEELEFLKSINCDDVQGYFFYRPLSVQQATEVISSKWNISQGLR, from the coding sequence ATGCCAGGAAATGATCGGGAAAAAATACGCCACTTATTGGTTATCCAAGACCTGGAAGGACAGCGAACAATTCCTCTGTTAGAGACAACCTACTCTCTAGGACGGGATGTTAGAAATGCTATTGTTCTCAGTTCTCGGTCTGTATCAAGGCAGCACGCAATTTTATTGCGGGTTCTGATTCCTGACACTGAACAATATGGTTTTCGGATAATTGATGGTAACTTTAAAGGCAAAAGAAGCACTAATGGCTTATTTATTAATGGTACTAAATGTTTTTCTCATAACCTCCAAAATGGAGACTTAATTGCTTTTGGCAATCCTCACGCTCAAGCACAATACTATGCTATTTCCAATCTGTCGGAAGCAGCATTTATAGAATCTTATACAGCATCAGACCTGTCTATTTTTCTGTCTGGTCAAGGAAATCCCGCTAATCCTTTTGAAACAATTGTCTCTGATACCAGCGTAGAGGGAGCTAGTGACGCGGCCTTAACTCGTCTGGCCTCTTTTCCAGAACTGATTCCCAATCCAATTATCGAAATGGATTTATTGGGAACGGTAACGTATTTTAATCCGGCTGCGGCCAATAAGTTTCCTAGAATTAGGGAAATCGGTCAGCACCATCCCATTTTGGCAAACTTGCTTAGTGCAGTTAAAAATCAAACGGGAAATTCTTTTGTGCGAGAGATAGAAGTCAACGGAGAGATTTTTGAACAATCTGTTCATTACTTACCAGAAAGTGATTTAATTAGAACTTTTATTATTAGAGAAATTACTGAACAAAAACAAGCCGAAGCAGAACTAAAACAACGCGATCGCTTGCTTCAAGCAGTGACTGAAGCCGCCAATTATCTGTTGGCAGAAATGAACTATGAAATAGCTATAGAAAAGGCACTCGCTACTTTTGGAGAAGCTGCCAATGGCGATCGCATCTACCTCTTCCAAAACCATTGCCATCCAGTTACAGGGGAAATGGCTGTAAGTCTGCGATTTGAATGGATACAACCTGGGATGGAAACATCTCACCATCATTGGCAGAATCAATCTTATCAAACTTCAGGATTAGGACGCTGGTACAATACTCTGTCTGGGGGACAGCCCATTAGTGGACTCACCCAAGAATTTCCCACGACAGAAAAAGAATTTCTGCGTCGAGACAACATTCAGTCTTTCCTACTTGTACCCTTACGATTAGAGGAAGATTTTTGGGGATACCTAGGGTTAGCAGACTGTACTTCCCCACGGCGTTGGTCAAGGCATGAAGAATCTAGTCTCTTGACTATGGCAGCGATCATTAGTGGCGCTCGTCAGCGTCAGCAAGTGGAAGAAAAAATTCGCTATCAAGCCCTTCATGATCTATTGACTGGTTTGCCCAATCGTTTACAGTTCAATGATCTACTTGCTAAAGCTATCCAAACAGCAGTTCACAGCCCAAAAAGTTTAGCTGTGATGTTCTTGGATTTAGATCGCTTCAAGATGATTAATGATACCTTGGGACACACACTTGGAGACGAATTATTACAAAGTGTAGCTCAAAGATTAAGAGCGTCTCTCAGACCAGGAGATACTATTGCCCGTTGGGGAGGAGATGAATTTACTATCCTGTTACCCCAAATCATTGAAACAGATGAAGTCATTCAGATAGCACTGAGCATTTTAAAAGCCTTAGAAAATGCTTTTTATCTGCAAGAACATGAACTTTATATCAGTTCTAGCATCGGCATTGCACTGCTAAATCAACAGAGTCCTGATGCTGAAACCCTGATTCAGCACGCCGATACCGCTTTATATTATGCCAAAGATAAGGGTAGAAATAATTACCAATTCTATAAAGAATCTTTGAATGCCAAAGTTCCCGAACTTCTGAGTTTAGAGAAGAGTTTGCGCCATGCTTTAGAACGAGACGAATTTTTATTGTACTACCAGCCACGAGTTAACATCATCTCTGGAGAAATTACTGGCATGGAGGCGCTGTTGCGCTGGCATCATCCAGATATGGGAATTGTCGCCCCCAATGTCTTCATTCCCCTAGCTGAAGCCAGTGGATTAATTATCCCTTTAGGCGAATGGGTACTCCAAAAAGCTTGTATTCAAAATAAAATTTGGCAAGACGCGGGTTTCCCACCCATAACTATTGCAGTTAATCTTTCTCCCAAGCAATTCCGCCAACCTAAGCTAGTGGAAAAAGTAGCCTGGATTTTAGAAGCTACGGGACTTGAAGCACGATTTTTAGAGTTAGAGATTACAGAAACAACTGCTATTGAGGATCTCAACTTTGCTAGAACTGTGCTAAAAGATTTGGAGCAAATGGGCTTACTCCTGTCTATTGATGATTTTGGTACGGGTCATTCGGCTCTTTCTCGTTTACAGGTTTTACCACTCCACAATTTAAAAATTGATAGATCATTTATTAAAGAATTAACTACAGATAATACAAATAACAAAGTAGCCCATATCATTACGGCTATAGTTGCTTTGGGGCGCAGTTTAGGTTTAACACTAATTGCTGAAGGAGTTGAAAAACCAGAGGAACTGGAGTTTTTAAAGTCAATTAACTGCGATGATGTGCAAGGATATTTTTTCTATCGACCGCTTTCTGTTCAACAAGCTACAGAAGTTATTAGCAGTAAATGGAACATCTCGCAAGGCTTGAGGTGA